The Vitis vinifera cultivar Pinot Noir 40024 chromosome 12, ASM3070453v1 genome has a segment encoding these proteins:
- the LOC100253830 gene encoding aminotransferase ALD1, chloroplastic, producing the protein MYKLSTFSSMPPAIFLQPRMSHASLKVQEDGIGVCTRVTRNLNMEKLRNGYLFPEIAMRELEHMKKYPNAKVISLGIGDTTEPIPDIVTSSMANHARRLSTVEGYRGYGAEQGNKALRKAIAETLYGDLPIKDTEIFVSDGSQCDISRLQLLLGSNVTIAVQDPTFPAYIDSSVIIGQTGDFQDETGKYQNIKYMPCRPQNNFFPDLTTTATTDVIFICSPNNPTGHAASRKQLEQLVEFARANRSIIIFDSAYAAYVTDESPRSIFEIPGAREVAIEISSFSKFAGFTGVRLGWTVVPDELLFSNGFPVIKDYNRIVCTCFNGASSIAQAGGLACLSSDGLMAVQSVVDYYKENAKILGDTFTSLGLDVYGGINAPYAWVHFPGMKSWDVFTELLEKTHIITVPGCGFGPGGEEHIRVSAFGHRECILEASRRLKSLLS; encoded by the exons ATGTATAAGCTTTCTACCTTCAGTTCCATGCCTCCTGCAATTTTCTTGCAGCCTAGGATGTCTCATGCAAG CTTGAAAGTCCAAGAGGATGGAATAG GTGTTTGTACAAGGGTGACCCGGAACTTGAACATGGAGAAGCTGAGAAATGGTTATCTGTTTCCTGAG ATAGCTATGCGTGAGCTTGAACACATGAAGAAGTATCCAAATGCGAAAGTGATAAGCCTTGGGATTGGTGATACCACAGAGCCTATACCGGATATCGTAACATCAAGCATGGCAAAC CATGCACGTCGGCTTTCGACAGTTGAAGGTTATAGAGGGTATGGGGCAGAGCAAGGGAACAAG GCACTTAGGAAGGCAATTGCAGAAACCTTGTATGGAGATCTACCCATTAAAGACACAGAAATTTTTGTCTCAGATGGTTCTCAGTGTGATATTTCTCGCCTGCAG CTGCTTCTGGGATCCAATGTGACCATTGCTGTGCAAGATCCAACTTTTCCA GCTTATATAGATTCGAGTGTCATAATTGGCCAGACCGGTGACTTCCAAGATGAAACTGGCAAGTACCAGAACATCAAATACATGCCATGCAGGCCacagaataatttttttccagACTTGACTACAACTGCAACCACAGATGTCATATTCATCTGCTCTCCAAACAATCCCACTGGCCATGCAGCATCCAGGAAGCAGTTAGAGCAGCTAGTGGAGTTTGCAAGGGCAAATagatcaattattatttttgactCTGCCTATGCAGCTTATGTCACAGATGAAAGTCCTAGATCAATCTTTGAGATTCCTGGTGCCAGAGAG GTTGCCATTGAAATTTCGTCCTTCTCCAAATTTGCTGGATTCACAGGTGTCCGTCTTGGTTGGACAGTGGTCCCTGATGAACTCTTGTTTTCGAATGGCTTTCCTGTCATAAAAGATTACAACCGCATTGTATGCACTTGCTTCAATGGAGCATCCAGCATAGCTCAGGCGGGGGGACTAGCATGCCTTTCCTCAGATGGATTAATG GCAGTGCAATCTGTGGTTGACTACTACAAAGAGAATGCAAAGATCCTGGGTGACACTTTCACTTCACTTGGTCTAGACGTATATGGTGGCATAAATGCCCCTTATGCTTGGGTGCATTTTCCAGGTATGAAATCTTGGGATGTATTCACTGAGCTTCTTGAGAAGACGCACATAATAACAGTTCCAGGTTGCGGATTTGGACCTGGGGGTGAAGAGCATATTAGAGTTAGTGCTTTTGGACACAGAGAATGTATCTTAGAGGCCTCAAGGAGGCTgaaaagccttctttcctag
- the LOC100245120 gene encoding F-box/kelch-repeat protein At1g22040, with amino-acid sequence MGSALSLNGSKTRFEEHSEVSVDETCKRQRLSSSISEENENVRLIPNLPDEISFQILARVPRIFYLNVRLVSRSWKGAIMSTELFNLRKELGTTEEWLYILTKIKDDKLLWYSLDPLSRRWQRLPPMPNVAHEDGYRKGFSGLRMLNMVGSSNKIADVIRGWLGRRDELDRIPFCGSAIGTVDGCLYVLGGFSRASALTSVWRYDPVQNGWSEVSPMSIGRAYCKTGVLNNKLYVVGGVTRGRGGLIPLQSAEVFDPRTGVWSQIPSMPFAKAQVLPTAFLADLLKPIATGMTSYKGKLFVPQSLYYWPFFVDVGGEVYDPETNSWFEMPVGMGEGWPARQAGTKLGAIVDDELYALDPSSSADIATIKVYDYQCDSWKVVSTDVPIHDFAEAESPYLLASLLGKLHVITKDANNNFTVLQANMQNHLHSFPLTPLSPLGNNSSEQTESAAESETDVWKVIAARSAGACELVSCQILGI; translated from the coding sequence ATGGGTTCTGCATTGAGCCTGAATGGCTCGAAGACCAGATTTGAGGAGCACTCTGAGGTTTCAGTGGATGAAACCTGCAAGAGGCAAAGACTCTCATCAAGCATTTCTGAGGAGAATGAAAACGTGAGACTGATTCCCAACCTTCCTGATGAGATATCATTCCAAATTCTTGCAAGGGTTCCTAGAATTTTCTATTTGAATGTGAGGTTGGTGTCTCGGAGCTGGAAAGGTGCTATTATGAGTACTGAACTCTTCAATTTGAGAAAAGAGCTTGGAACGACAGAAGAATGGCTCTACATATTAACGAAGATCAAAGATGATAAGCTGTTGTGGTATTCTTTGGATCCTTTGTCCAGGAGATGGCAAAGATTGCCACCAATGCCTAATGTTGCTCATGAGGATGGTTATAGAAAGGGTTTCTCAGGCCTTCGGATGTTGAATATGGTGGGGTCAAGCAATAAAATTGCAGATGTCATAAGGGGTTGGCTTGGGAGGAGGGATGAATTGGACCGAATCCCATTTTGTGGTTCTGCCATTGGGACTGTTGATGGTTGCCTCTATGTGTTAGGGGGATTTTCTAGAGCTTCAGCCCTTACGAGTGTCTGGCGATATGATCCAGTTCAAAATGGATGGAGTGAAGTGAGCCCTATGTCCATTGGTAGAGCTTATTGTAAGACAGGTGTCTTAAATAATAAGCTTTATGTCGTTGGAGGAGTTACCAGAGGTCGTGGTGGATTGATCCCTCTTCAATCTGCTGAAGTATTTGATCCTCGTACAGGTGTATGGTCTCAAATACCAAGCATGCCTTTTGCAAAAGCGCAAGTACTACCCACTGCCTTCCTGGCTGATTTGCTCAAGCCCATTGCAACTGGAATGACATCATACAAGGGAAAGTTATTTGTGCCCCAGAGTTTATATTACTGGCCTTTTTTTGTTGATGTAGGAGGAGAGGTTTATGATCCTGAGACAAATTCATGGTTTGAAATGCCTGTTGGCATGGGTGAGGGTTGGCCTGCTAGGCAGGCAGGAACAAAATTGGGTGCCATAGTCGACGATGAGTTATATGCACTAGATCCTTCAAGTTCTGCAGATATTGCTACAATCAAAGTATATGATTACCAATGTGATTCTTGGAAAGTTGTTTCCACAGATGTTCCCATTCATGACTTTGCTGAGGCAGAATCTCCATATTTACTTGCTTCGCTTCTTGGGAAGCTTCATGTGATCACTAAAGATGCCAATAACAACTTCACAGTCCTGCAGGCTAACATGCAAAATCATTTACACTCTTTTCCATTGACTCCATTGTCTCCCTTAGGAAACAACTCCTCTGAACAAACTGAATCAGCAGCAGAATCAGAAACAGATGTTTGGAAGGTCATTGCTGCCAGGAGCGCTGGGGCTTGTGAGCTGGTTAGTTGTCAGATCCTTGGCATCTAA